One Vespa crabro chromosome 9, iyVesCrab1.2, whole genome shotgun sequence genomic region harbors:
- the LOC124426652 gene encoding uncharacterized protein F21D5.5 isoform X1: MYKILQTIILQFLETRRLQMTFYYIGMSERAKSCYLRSNSDSLSTVYLPDSTPIFIGRSQETNITDTKCSRQQVRLCADYLQHTVSVQQIGTRACGINGFKTQKDVRSIINHNDYLEILYGKHTYQIEFNPPPKEKQNQKFLRKRSYDSEDESLSMNTTNSYKIRKVENECNATIQETINKNDYSRNEEDNEELNSIASTSKGNDTDNNKTKGTELWENNKELLIYTSSNIQNRTKIAAYDMDGTLIKTKSGLIFPKDCNDWQLLFPEVPKKLKQLYEDGYKIVIFTNQRALGTGKVTIEDFKIKIERVVQKLGVPIQVFVSIGKDICRKPAPGMWNKLINYKNGGFNIDKSNSFYVGDAAGRQKNWAPGKKKDHSKVDRLMAMNIGLQFQTPEEHFLGHKAVSYVLPTFDPKALLKDGDICHPADAKITSKQQEIILMVGSPGSGKSHFTKLYLSEYDYINRDTLGSWQKCISAMEQSLIQGKRVVIDNTNPDPASRERYIVVAKKYSIPVRCFLMTTSTEHAKHNNRFRELTDSNHVKISDIIINSYMKNYVPPTLEEGFTELVKINFIPRFFSERDKELYEMYLLEN, encoded by the exons atgtataaaattttacaaacgataatattacaatttcttGAAACACGACGATTACAAat gactttttattatatcggaATGAGTGAACGAGCTAAGAGTTGTTATTTACGAAGTAACAGTGATTCTCTATCGACAGTTTATTTACCTGACTCTACTCCAATTTTTATAGGACGTTCTCAAGAAACTAATATTACAGATACAAAATGTTCGAGACAACAag ttcGACTATGTGCTGATTATTTACAACATACAGTATCAGTTCAACAAATTGGGACAAGAGCTTGTGGTATAAATGGTTTTAAAACACAAAAAGATGTTAGATCAATCATTAACCATAAtgattatttagaaattttatatggAAAGCATACATatcaaattgaatttaatccACCACctaaagaaaagcaaaatcaaaaatttctaCGAAAACGATCTTATGATTCGGAAGATGAATCATTAAGTATGAATACAACAAATTCATACAAAATACGCAAGGTTGAAAATGAATGTAATGCTACTATACAGGAAAcaatcaataaaaatgattattcaagaaatgaagaagataaTGAAGAATTAAATTCTATCGCTTCCACATCCAAAGGGAAtgatacagataataataaaactaaaggAACAGAACTttgggaaaataataaagaattattaatttatacgtcATCGAATATACAAAATCGTACGaag ATAGCTGCATATGATATGGATGGTACATTGATAAAGACAAAATCTGGTCTTATATTTCCAAAAGATTGTAATGACTGGCAATTGCTATTTCCTGAAGTacctaaaaaattaaaacaattgtaTGAAGATggttataaaattgtaatttttacaaatcaaaGAGCTCTTGGTACAGGAAAAGTGACAATAgaagattttaaaataaaaattgaaagagtAGTACAAAAATTAGGTGTTCCCATTCAA gtTTTTGTTTCTATTGGGAAAGACATATGTAGAAAACCAGCACCAGGAATGTggaataaattaatcaattat aaAAATGGAGGTTTCAACATAGATAAATCAAATTCTTTTTACGTTGGAGATGCAGCAGGTCGACAAAAAAATTGGGCAcctggtaaaaaaaaagatcattctAAAGTTGATCGTTTAATGGCTATGAACATAGGTTTACAATTTCAAACTCCAGAAGAACACTTTCTTGGACATAAAGCTGTATCATATGTTTTACCTACATTTGATCCAAAAGCATTGTTAAAAGATGGTGATATATGTCATCCTGCTGATGCTAAGATTACTTCGAAACAACAagaa ATAATACTCATGGTTGGTAGTCCTGGTTCTGGGAAATCTCATTTTACAAAACTTTATTTAAGCGAATATGATTACATTAACAGAGATACTTTGGGCAGTTGGCAAAAATGTATATCTGCTATGGAACAATCCTTGATCCAAGGAAAACGTGTTGTTATAGATAATACTAACCCAGATCCTGCCTCACGTGAAAGATATATTGTAGTAGCAAAGAAATATAGTATTCCAGTAAGATGTTTTCTCATGACAACAAGTACTGAACATGCCAAACATAATAATAGG tTTCGTGAGTTAACTGATTCTAATCACGTCAAGATTAGcgacattattataaattcttatat gAAAAATTATGTACCGCCAACTTTAGAAGAAGGTTTCACAGAacttgtaaaaattaattttattccacgatttttctctgaaagagataaagaattatatgaaatgtatttacttgaaaattaa
- the LOC124426652 gene encoding uncharacterized protein F21D5.5 isoform X3 — protein sequence MSERAKSCYLRSNSDSLSTVYLPDSTPIFIGRSQETNITDTKCSRQQVRLCADYLQHTVSVQQIGTRACGINGFKTQKDVRSIINHNDYLEILYGKHTYQIEFNPPPKEKQNQKFLRKRSYDSEDESLSMNTTNSYKIRKVENECNATIQETINKNDYSRNEEDNEELNSIASTSKGNDTDNNKTKGTELWENNKELLIYTSSNIQNRTKIAAYDMDGTLIKTKSGLIFPKDCNDWQLLFPEVPKKLKQLYEDGYKIVIFTNQRALGTGKVTIEDFKIKIERVVQKLGVPIQVFVSIGKDICRKPAPGMWNKLINYKNGGFNIDKSNSFYVGDAAGRQKNWAPGKKKDHSKVDRLMAMNIGLQFQTPEEHFLGHKAVSYVLPTFDPKALLKDGDICHPADAKITSKQQEIILMVGSPGSGKSHFTKLYLSEYDYINRDTLGSWQKCISAMEQSLIQGKRVVIDNTNPDPASRERYIVVAKKYSIPVRCFLMTTSTEHAKHNNRFRELTDSNHVKISDIIINSYMKNYVPPTLEEGFTELVKINFIPRFFSERDKELYEMYLLEN from the exons ATGAGTGAACGAGCTAAGAGTTGTTATTTACGAAGTAACAGTGATTCTCTATCGACAGTTTATTTACCTGACTCTACTCCAATTTTTATAGGACGTTCTCAAGAAACTAATATTACAGATACAAAATGTTCGAGACAACAag ttcGACTATGTGCTGATTATTTACAACATACAGTATCAGTTCAACAAATTGGGACAAGAGCTTGTGGTATAAATGGTTTTAAAACACAAAAAGATGTTAGATCAATCATTAACCATAAtgattatttagaaattttatatggAAAGCATACATatcaaattgaatttaatccACCACctaaagaaaagcaaaatcaaaaatttctaCGAAAACGATCTTATGATTCGGAAGATGAATCATTAAGTATGAATACAACAAATTCATACAAAATACGCAAGGTTGAAAATGAATGTAATGCTACTATACAGGAAAcaatcaataaaaatgattattcaagaaatgaagaagataaTGAAGAATTAAATTCTATCGCTTCCACATCCAAAGGGAAtgatacagataataataaaactaaaggAACAGAACTttgggaaaataataaagaattattaatttatacgtcATCGAATATACAAAATCGTACGaag ATAGCTGCATATGATATGGATGGTACATTGATAAAGACAAAATCTGGTCTTATATTTCCAAAAGATTGTAATGACTGGCAATTGCTATTTCCTGAAGTacctaaaaaattaaaacaattgtaTGAAGATggttataaaattgtaatttttacaaatcaaaGAGCTCTTGGTACAGGAAAAGTGACAATAgaagattttaaaataaaaattgaaagagtAGTACAAAAATTAGGTGTTCCCATTCAA gtTTTTGTTTCTATTGGGAAAGACATATGTAGAAAACCAGCACCAGGAATGTggaataaattaatcaattat aaAAATGGAGGTTTCAACATAGATAAATCAAATTCTTTTTACGTTGGAGATGCAGCAGGTCGACAAAAAAATTGGGCAcctggtaaaaaaaaagatcattctAAAGTTGATCGTTTAATGGCTATGAACATAGGTTTACAATTTCAAACTCCAGAAGAACACTTTCTTGGACATAAAGCTGTATCATATGTTTTACCTACATTTGATCCAAAAGCATTGTTAAAAGATGGTGATATATGTCATCCTGCTGATGCTAAGATTACTTCGAAACAACAagaa ATAATACTCATGGTTGGTAGTCCTGGTTCTGGGAAATCTCATTTTACAAAACTTTATTTAAGCGAATATGATTACATTAACAGAGATACTTTGGGCAGTTGGCAAAAATGTATATCTGCTATGGAACAATCCTTGATCCAAGGAAAACGTGTTGTTATAGATAATACTAACCCAGATCCTGCCTCACGTGAAAGATATATTGTAGTAGCAAAGAAATATAGTATTCCAGTAAGATGTTTTCTCATGACAACAAGTACTGAACATGCCAAACATAATAATAGG tTTCGTGAGTTAACTGATTCTAATCACGTCAAGATTAGcgacattattataaattcttatat gAAAAATTATGTACCGCCAACTTTAGAAGAAGGTTTCACAGAacttgtaaaaattaattttattccacgatttttctctgaaagagataaagaattatatgaaatgtatttacttgaaaattaa
- the LOC124426652 gene encoding uncharacterized protein F21D5.5 isoform X2 — MYLMTPRRVRRTKTFYYIGMSERAKSCYLRSNSDSLSTVYLPDSTPIFIGRSQETNITDTKCSRQQVRLCADYLQHTVSVQQIGTRACGINGFKTQKDVRSIINHNDYLEILYGKHTYQIEFNPPPKEKQNQKFLRKRSYDSEDESLSMNTTNSYKIRKVENECNATIQETINKNDYSRNEEDNEELNSIASTSKGNDTDNNKTKGTELWENNKELLIYTSSNIQNRTKIAAYDMDGTLIKTKSGLIFPKDCNDWQLLFPEVPKKLKQLYEDGYKIVIFTNQRALGTGKVTIEDFKIKIERVVQKLGVPIQVFVSIGKDICRKPAPGMWNKLINYKNGGFNIDKSNSFYVGDAAGRQKNWAPGKKKDHSKVDRLMAMNIGLQFQTPEEHFLGHKAVSYVLPTFDPKALLKDGDICHPADAKITSKQQEIILMVGSPGSGKSHFTKLYLSEYDYINRDTLGSWQKCISAMEQSLIQGKRVVIDNTNPDPASRERYIVVAKKYSIPVRCFLMTTSTEHAKHNNRFRELTDSNHVKISDIIINSYMKNYVPPTLEEGFTELVKINFIPRFFSERDKELYEMYLLEN; from the exons ATGTATCTAATGACACCCAGGAGAGTACGAAGgacaaa gactttttattatatcggaATGAGTGAACGAGCTAAGAGTTGTTATTTACGAAGTAACAGTGATTCTCTATCGACAGTTTATTTACCTGACTCTACTCCAATTTTTATAGGACGTTCTCAAGAAACTAATATTACAGATACAAAATGTTCGAGACAACAag ttcGACTATGTGCTGATTATTTACAACATACAGTATCAGTTCAACAAATTGGGACAAGAGCTTGTGGTATAAATGGTTTTAAAACACAAAAAGATGTTAGATCAATCATTAACCATAAtgattatttagaaattttatatggAAAGCATACATatcaaattgaatttaatccACCACctaaagaaaagcaaaatcaaaaatttctaCGAAAACGATCTTATGATTCGGAAGATGAATCATTAAGTATGAATACAACAAATTCATACAAAATACGCAAGGTTGAAAATGAATGTAATGCTACTATACAGGAAAcaatcaataaaaatgattattcaagaaatgaagaagataaTGAAGAATTAAATTCTATCGCTTCCACATCCAAAGGGAAtgatacagataataataaaactaaaggAACAGAACTttgggaaaataataaagaattattaatttatacgtcATCGAATATACAAAATCGTACGaag ATAGCTGCATATGATATGGATGGTACATTGATAAAGACAAAATCTGGTCTTATATTTCCAAAAGATTGTAATGACTGGCAATTGCTATTTCCTGAAGTacctaaaaaattaaaacaattgtaTGAAGATggttataaaattgtaatttttacaaatcaaaGAGCTCTTGGTACAGGAAAAGTGACAATAgaagattttaaaataaaaattgaaagagtAGTACAAAAATTAGGTGTTCCCATTCAA gtTTTTGTTTCTATTGGGAAAGACATATGTAGAAAACCAGCACCAGGAATGTggaataaattaatcaattat aaAAATGGAGGTTTCAACATAGATAAATCAAATTCTTTTTACGTTGGAGATGCAGCAGGTCGACAAAAAAATTGGGCAcctggtaaaaaaaaagatcattctAAAGTTGATCGTTTAATGGCTATGAACATAGGTTTACAATTTCAAACTCCAGAAGAACACTTTCTTGGACATAAAGCTGTATCATATGTTTTACCTACATTTGATCCAAAAGCATTGTTAAAAGATGGTGATATATGTCATCCTGCTGATGCTAAGATTACTTCGAAACAACAagaa ATAATACTCATGGTTGGTAGTCCTGGTTCTGGGAAATCTCATTTTACAAAACTTTATTTAAGCGAATATGATTACATTAACAGAGATACTTTGGGCAGTTGGCAAAAATGTATATCTGCTATGGAACAATCCTTGATCCAAGGAAAACGTGTTGTTATAGATAATACTAACCCAGATCCTGCCTCACGTGAAAGATATATTGTAGTAGCAAAGAAATATAGTATTCCAGTAAGATGTTTTCTCATGACAACAAGTACTGAACATGCCAAACATAATAATAGG tTTCGTGAGTTAACTGATTCTAATCACGTCAAGATTAGcgacattattataaattcttatat gAAAAATTATGTACCGCCAACTTTAGAAGAAGGTTTCACAGAacttgtaaaaattaattttattccacgatttttctctgaaagagataaagaattatatgaaatgtatttacttgaaaattaa